In one window of Brassica rapa cultivar Chiifu-401-42 chromosome A07, CAAS_Brap_v3.01, whole genome shotgun sequence DNA:
- the LOC103831863 gene encoding carbon catabolite repressor protein 4 homolog 5 isoform X1 translates to MSSGGGYKAVNTARRTVTTVSKRKRSSISEPVHRPHPSLAPGPIHKPSKSSRRRRRIRKERASSSVERQWVFSASNSRNIKDKLVLVSYNLLGVDNASNHMDLYYNIPPQHLEWSRRKHLICKEISRYNATILCLQEVDRFDDLDSLLKLRGFEGVHKRRTGEASDGCSIFWKEKLFKLLHHQEIEFDRFGLRNNVAQLCVLEMNCEDPESKLRVQSSEQTSTSPRRLVVGNIHVLFNPKRGDIKLGQVRLLLERAYKLSQEWGNIPVAIAGDLNSTPKSAIYDFVASADLDTQLHDRRQISGQSDLDTNRSPFRNHYAVSASQTNEWSEEELQLATGGQATTHVRHELKLNSAYAGVPGTQRTRDQCGEPLATTCHSRFQGTVDYIWHTKELVPVRVLETLPTDVLRRTGGLPSEKWGSDHLAIACELGFVGE, encoded by the exons ATGAGCAGCGGCGGCGGATACAAGGCGGTGAACACAGCGCGGCGCACAGTAACCACCGTCTCCAAGCGAAAGCGATCTTCAATTTCCGAGCCAGTACACCGGCCCCACCCATCTCTCGCGCCGGGGCCCATCCATAAACCTAGCAAGTCCTCTCGCCGGCGTCGAAGGATACGTAAGGAGAGGGCCTCGAGCTCCGTCGAGCGTCAATGGGTGTTTTCCGCAAGCAATTCGAGAAACATTAAAG ATAAGTTAGTTTTGGTTTCGTACAATCTACTTGGTGTTGACAATGCGTCCAACCACATGGACTTGTATTACAACATCCCACCGCAACACTTGGAGTGGAGTAGACGGAAACATCTCATATGTAAGGAGATTAGTCGCTATAATGCAACCATCTTATGTCTTCAG GAGGTGGACCGCTTTGATGATCTAGATAGTCTTCTTAAACTTAGGGGATTTGAAGGTGTTCACAAG CGTCGAACGGGAGAAGCGAGTGATGGTTGTTCTATATTCTGGAAAGAGAAACT ATTTAAACTCCTACACCATCaagaaatagagtttgatagaTTTGGCTTGCGAAACAATGTTGCTCAACTTTGTGTTTTAGAG ATGAACTGTGAGGACCCAGAATCTAAATTACGTGTACAATCTTCAGA GCAAACATCTACAAGTCCTCGAAGGCTAGTGGTTGGGAATATACACGTCCTGTTTAATCCTAAGCGTGGTGATATTAAGCTAGGCCAG GTAAGACTGCTTCTCGAGAGAGCTTACAAGCTATCACAGGAATGGGGAAATATTCCAGTGGCAATTGCAGGTGATCTGAATAGCACTCCAAAG AGCGCAATCTATGACTTCGTAGCTTCAGCCGAT TTGGATACACAACTCCATGACCGCAGGCAAATTTCTGGTCAGTCTGACCTCGATACAAATCGGAGCCCATTTAGAAACCATTATGCAGTTAG TGCATCACAAACCAATGAATGGAGCGAGGAAGAACTACAGCTTGCAACTGGTGGTCAAGCAACTACTCATGTCAGACATGAACTGAAGCTTAACAGCGCATATGCTGGCGTTCCT GGTACACAAAGAACGAGAGATCAGTGCGGTGAACCATTGGCAACAACATGTCATTCAAGGTTCCAAGGAACTGTTGATTATATATG GCACACTAAGGAACTTGTTCCTGTGAGGGTTCTTGAAACTTTGCCAACTGATGTTTTGAGAAGAACAGGTGGACTACCAAGTGAG AAATGGGGAAGTGACCATCTCGCCATCGCATGTGAACTTGGCTTTGTGGGTGAGTGA
- the LOC103831863 gene encoding carbon catabolite repressor protein 4 homolog 5 isoform X2 — MYSPYELVTFYKLSYLPLRYGSLIIWRIRIMSKMEVDRFDDLDSLLKLRGFEGVHKRRTGEASDGCSIFWKEKLFKLLHHQEIEFDRFGLRNNVAQLCVLEMNCEDPESKLRVQSSEQTSTSPRRLVVGNIHVLFNPKRGDIKLGQVRLLLERAYKLSQEWGNIPVAIAGDLNSTPKSAIYDFVASADLDTQLHDRRQISGQSDLDTNRSPFRNHYAVSASQTNEWSEEELQLATGGQATTHVRHELKLNSAYAGVPGTQRTRDQCGEPLATTCHSRFQGTVDYIWHTKELVPVRVLETLPTDVLRRTGGLPSEKWGSDHLAIACELGFVGE, encoded by the exons ATGTATTCTCCATATGAGTTGGTTACATTTTATAAACTATCGTATCTCCCTTTACGTTATGGTTCTTTAATCATTTGGAGGATTCGTATCATGtcaaaaatg GAGGTGGACCGCTTTGATGATCTAGATAGTCTTCTTAAACTTAGGGGATTTGAAGGTGTTCACAAG CGTCGAACGGGAGAAGCGAGTGATGGTTGTTCTATATTCTGGAAAGAGAAACT ATTTAAACTCCTACACCATCaagaaatagagtttgatagaTTTGGCTTGCGAAACAATGTTGCTCAACTTTGTGTTTTAGAG ATGAACTGTGAGGACCCAGAATCTAAATTACGTGTACAATCTTCAGA GCAAACATCTACAAGTCCTCGAAGGCTAGTGGTTGGGAATATACACGTCCTGTTTAATCCTAAGCGTGGTGATATTAAGCTAGGCCAG GTAAGACTGCTTCTCGAGAGAGCTTACAAGCTATCACAGGAATGGGGAAATATTCCAGTGGCAATTGCAGGTGATCTGAATAGCACTCCAAAG AGCGCAATCTATGACTTCGTAGCTTCAGCCGAT TTGGATACACAACTCCATGACCGCAGGCAAATTTCTGGTCAGTCTGACCTCGATACAAATCGGAGCCCATTTAGAAACCATTATGCAGTTAG TGCATCACAAACCAATGAATGGAGCGAGGAAGAACTACAGCTTGCAACTGGTGGTCAAGCAACTACTCATGTCAGACATGAACTGAAGCTTAACAGCGCATATGCTGGCGTTCCT GGTACACAAAGAACGAGAGATCAGTGCGGTGAACCATTGGCAACAACATGTCATTCAAGGTTCCAAGGAACTGTTGATTATATATG GCACACTAAGGAACTTGTTCCTGTGAGGGTTCTTGAAACTTTGCCAACTGATGTTTTGAGAAGAACAGGTGGACTACCAAGTGAG AAATGGGGAAGTGACCATCTCGCCATCGCATGTGAACTTGGCTTTGTGGGTGAGTGA
- the LOC103831864 gene encoding protein YLS3 translates to MASSILFITLLISLSSISLQLVFAQVPGTTTATCSSMLLSLAPCGPFVQGFVQLPAQPCCDGLNQIYSQQPTCLCLFLNNTSTLSPAFPINQTLALQLPPLCNVPANASSCSSPGGEAPSDSSSVAPPPSSSTSSPVSPSAKNNSSVAGTPVAQLAPRPTSLMGLGYDLRSSGSKSKIQLIILALAVILPGTLFI, encoded by the exons ATGGCTTCTTCTATTCTCTTTATCACTCTCCTAATCTCCTTGTCTTCTATCTCTCTACAACTGGTTTTCGCTCAAGTCCCAGGCACCACCACAGCTACATGTTCCTCAATGCTTCTTTCTTTGGCTCCATGTGGTCCATTCGTGCAAGGCTTTGTCCAGCTTCCGGCTCAGCCTTGTTGTGACGGCTTAAACCAGATATATAGCCAACAACCAACCTGTCTCTGTCTCTTCCTCAACAATACTTCTACTTTGTCCCCTGCTTTTCCAATCAACCAAACTCTTGCTCTACAGCTGCCACCGCTTTGCAACGTTCCAGCCAATGCGTCCTCTTGCTCTTCACCTG GAGGAGAGGCGCCTAGTGATTCTTCCTCGGTTGCTCCTCCACCTTCTAGCTCAACCAGTTCTCCAGTATCTCCAAGTGCAAAGAACAACTCTAGTGTCGCGG GGACCCCAGTGGCTCAACTTGCACCAAGACCCACCAGCTTAATGGGGCTAGGTTATGATCTGAGATCCTCTGGCTCCAAGTCCAAGATTCAGCTAATCATCCTCGCACTCGCAGTGATCCTACCTGGAACTCTCTTCATCTGA